A section of the Macadamia integrifolia cultivar HAES 741 chromosome 9, SCU_Mint_v3, whole genome shotgun sequence genome encodes:
- the LOC122089446 gene encoding uncharacterized protein LOC122089446 isoform X1: MAFSSQVQVRPFGVPPDPQAHAVHVMRPSRNLVQDRWVLRLLAQSRAFLPPFTQRGRDDTIVMIHDRKVRLLDGASPYAPCRSWVRNGLPQETQDADSVEPVSPQKLLQRHIKHANRVRAREERLQWIARYKQRLALLLPPPVGQLRNDATPGS; encoded by the exons ATGGCGTTTTCCAGCCAGGTTCAGGTTCGCCCTTTTGGGGTCCCTCCTGACCCGCAGGCTCATGCAGTTCATGTGATGAGGCCTTCTCGCAACTTGGTCCAAGACAGATGGGTGCTACGGCTCCTGGCACAATCTAGAGCGTTCCTGCCACCGTTCACCCAAAG AGGAAGAGATGATACAATTGTCATGATTCATGATCGGAAG GTCAGACTATTAGATGGTGCTTCTCCATATGCACCTTGCCGATCATGGGTGAGGAATGGATTGCCTCAAGAAACTCAG GATGCTGATTCTGTTGAACCTGTATCTCCTCAGAAATTGTTGCAGAGACACATAAAGCATGCTAACAGGGTTCGTGCAAG AGAAGAACGGCTACAATGGATTGCACGATACAAACAGCGGCttgctcttctccttcctccacCAGTTGGGCAGCTCAGAAATGATGCGACTCCTGGAAGCTAA
- the LOC122089446 gene encoding uncharacterized protein LOC122089446 isoform X3 translates to MAFSSQVQVRPFGVPPDPQAHAVHVMRPSRNLVQDRWVLRLLAQSRAFLPPFTQRGRDDTIVMIHDRKVRLLDGASPYAPCRSWVRNGLPQETQKLLQRHIKHANRVRAREERLQWIARYKQRLALLLPPPVGQLRNDATPGS, encoded by the exons ATGGCGTTTTCCAGCCAGGTTCAGGTTCGCCCTTTTGGGGTCCCTCCTGACCCGCAGGCTCATGCAGTTCATGTGATGAGGCCTTCTCGCAACTTGGTCCAAGACAGATGGGTGCTACGGCTCCTGGCACAATCTAGAGCGTTCCTGCCACCGTTCACCCAAAG AGGAAGAGATGATACAATTGTCATGATTCATGATCGGAAG GTCAGACTATTAGATGGTGCTTCTCCATATGCACCTTGCCGATCATGGGTGAGGAATGGATTGCCTCAAGAAACTCAG AAATTGTTGCAGAGACACATAAAGCATGCTAACAGGGTTCGTGCAAG AGAAGAACGGCTACAATGGATTGCACGATACAAACAGCGGCttgctcttctccttcctccacCAGTTGGGCAGCTCAGAAATGATGCGACTCCTGGAAGCTAA
- the LOC122089446 gene encoding uncharacterized protein LOC122089446 isoform X2 translates to MAFSSQVQVRPFGVPPDPQAHAVHVMRPSRNLVQDRWVLRLLAQSRAFLPPFTQRGRDDTIVMIHDRKVRLLDGASPYAPCRSWVRNGLPQETQDADSVEPVSPQKLLQRHIKHANRVRARTATMDCTIQTAACSSPSSTSWAAQK, encoded by the exons ATGGCGTTTTCCAGCCAGGTTCAGGTTCGCCCTTTTGGGGTCCCTCCTGACCCGCAGGCTCATGCAGTTCATGTGATGAGGCCTTCTCGCAACTTGGTCCAAGACAGATGGGTGCTACGGCTCCTGGCACAATCTAGAGCGTTCCTGCCACCGTTCACCCAAAG AGGAAGAGATGATACAATTGTCATGATTCATGATCGGAAG GTCAGACTATTAGATGGTGCTTCTCCATATGCACCTTGCCGATCATGGGTGAGGAATGGATTGCCTCAAGAAACTCAG GATGCTGATTCTGTTGAACCTGTATCTCCTCAGAAATTGTTGCAGAGACACATAAAGCATGCTAACAGGGTTCGTGCAAG AACGGCTACAATGGATTGCACGATACAAACAGCGGCttgctcttctccttcctccacCAGTTGGGCAGCTCAGAAATGA
- the LOC122089446 gene encoding uncharacterized protein LOC122089446 isoform X4 has product MAFSSQVQVRPFGVPPDPQAHAVHVMRPSRNLVQDRWVLRLLAQSRAFLPPFTQRGRDDTIVMIHDRKVRLLDGASPYAPCRSWVRNGLPQETQKLLQRHIKHANRVRARTATMDCTIQTAACSSPSSTSWAAQK; this is encoded by the exons ATGGCGTTTTCCAGCCAGGTTCAGGTTCGCCCTTTTGGGGTCCCTCCTGACCCGCAGGCTCATGCAGTTCATGTGATGAGGCCTTCTCGCAACTTGGTCCAAGACAGATGGGTGCTACGGCTCCTGGCACAATCTAGAGCGTTCCTGCCACCGTTCACCCAAAG AGGAAGAGATGATACAATTGTCATGATTCATGATCGGAAG GTCAGACTATTAGATGGTGCTTCTCCATATGCACCTTGCCGATCATGGGTGAGGAATGGATTGCCTCAAGAAACTCAG AAATTGTTGCAGAGACACATAAAGCATGCTAACAGGGTTCGTGCAAG AACGGCTACAATGGATTGCACGATACAAACAGCGGCttgctcttctccttcctccacCAGTTGGGCAGCTCAGAAATGA